The Coregonus clupeaformis isolate EN_2021a chromosome 26, ASM2061545v1, whole genome shotgun sequence genome window below encodes:
- the slc35g2a gene encoding solute carrier family 35 member G2a encodes MESIHLLDGSKKRVKIHPHTVTAKYAPHTPHTHTHFPQPGDEGYDDAPSFEDFGSFLEETSDKKQLTGTRKWTGKAGALFGGKDKNKDTPPRPPTGGGEGGVEGGGGGKGAGGGGGVGEQLASFGEASVSASRLTWASVVGAGLAHGCVCVLTRLAASRFNLPPLTLLLVRSILQLLYGTVPMKRAETAFGSKGYRRKLLLYGVTHSFSLCCAYSSLSFVSLGDDEAMLTTWRLATTVLSATLALLLLDERLGLVDLVTVATGVLGLGLALVPNPTGLDENNNGTGSGMPIGGMPIGGMPNGATLAQQSAQFWREAFGWSLTVLAGLWMSLALVMYRSLKERVSVGTALFTVSWTGCLSTAVSMLLLQQGPVWPASLQAWCIVLGVAVCSAGGFVGVTHGLTRLHPALVSATQGLEVPVAMMLEIAVIPLVPSVCEVIGGVVVVASVGWLVTVKLLPSRGSGRKQREEYEEILDSPIK; translated from the coding sequence ATGGAATCCATTCACCTCCTGGACGGCTCCAAGAAACGGGTGAAGATCCACCCTCACACCGTCACCGCCAAGTACgccccacacacaccccacacacacacacacttcccccagCCCGGAGACGAGGGCTACGATGACGCTCCCTCCTTCGAGGACTTCGGCTCCTTCCTGGAGGAGACCTCGGACAAGAAACAGCTGACAGGAACCAGGAAGTGGACAGGAAAGGCCGGCGCTCTGTTTGGAGGGAAGGACAAAAACAAAGACACACCCCCTAGACCTCCCacggggggaggagaggggggagtggagggaggagggggagggaagggtgcaggaggaggagggggagtagGGGAACAGCTAGCGAGTTTCGGCGAGGCGTCTGTCTCTGCGTCTCGGCTCACGTGGGCCAGTGTAGTCGGGGCGGGTCTGGCtcacggctgtgtgtgtgttctgacgcGCCTGGCCGCCTCACGCTTTAACCTTCCCCCCTTAACTCTACTCTTGGTACGCTCCATCCTCCAGCTGCTCTATGGGACTGTACCAATGAAACGGGCGGAGACGGCCTTTGGCTCAAAGGGCTATCGGAGGAAGCTGCTCCTGTACGGTGTGACTCACTCCTTCTCCCTCTGCTGCGCTTACTCCTCCTTATCCTTCGTCTCCCTCGGCGACGACGAGGCCATGTTGACAACCTGGCGCCTGGCGACCACCGTCCTGTCGGCCACTCTGGCGTTGTTGCTCCTGGACGAGCGGCTGGGATTGGTGGACCTGGTCACCGTAGCGACAGGCGTGTTAGGACTGGGTCTGGCGCTAGTTCCTAACCCGACAGGGCTGGATGAGAACAACAACGGGACCGGGTCAGGGATGCCCATTGGGGGGATGCCCATTGGGGGGATGCCCAATGGGGCGACACTGGCACAACAGTCGGCCCAGTTCTGGCGGGAAGCGTTTGGCTGGTCCCTGACTGTTCTAGCAGGACTATGGATGTCTCTGGCTCTAGTGATGTACCGCTCTCTGAAGGAACGGGTCAGTGTCGGCACCGCTCTGTTCACTGTCAGTTGGACCGGCTGTCTGAGCACCGCAGTCTCCATGCTTCTCCTCCAACAGGGGCCAGTGTGGCCGGCCAGTCTCCAGGCTTGGTGCATCGTCCTGGGGGTAGCTGTGTGCTCTGCTGGGGGATTCGTGGGGGTGACCCATGGCCTCACCCGACTACACCCAGCTTTGGTGTCGGCTACTCAGGGTCTGGAAGTACCGGTCGCTATGATGCTGGAGATCGCTGTGATCCCATTGGTTCCCTCAGTGTGTGAGGTCATAgggggtgtggtggtggtggcgaGTGTGGGTTGGCTTGTTACAGTGAAGCTCCTCCCCTCTCGAGGAAgtgggaggaaacagagagaagagTACGAAGAGATCCTGGACTCGCCGattaaataa